aaaatacttgcctttttattgcatttatggtattatactttaaaaaataattttgtgtatttctaaATCTATTACCTAGTGACTTCATTCTAGCATTGCAAAGAGGGAATTACACAATATTTGTCATCACAGGCAGACATTGGATCTAATGGGTTTAGAACCTAACACTGACTTAGAGCTACTGGCTTAGGCAAACAGGTGTGTTACATAGAGGGTGCTGGGCTCTCCAGGAGCACCTAAGTGGAAGGAGATCAGGATGGTAATGGGGAGAGTGAGGCATCAGGTAGCAAGACGCCAGTGAGGTGTGTGCTCGGCAgctcaaaattttaatttccctGGTAATGCGTCCTCCTAGGgtattcctttttatgattgCTAATACACTCATAAGTCAGAGGGGACAGCATCTCTACTCACAGTCTTCCACTGTGAAGGCTGGCTTGTCAAAGAGGGAGGAGAACAGGATGAACTTGAAAGTTTGTACATCACAGGAAGCAAACGTGAACATTTATGTATTTAGACAACTCTCAACTTGCCAATGACTCGTGTTCTAGCTGTAGGAGATTGAGCTTAGAATTCATCATAAGACAACAGGGCCTCAGGGGTGTAAGTTAGGTGCCATGCTCCCATTATTCTAGAATTCAGTTGTGTCCTGTGTTAAGTGGGCTTTTTGTGTGTGGATTATCCTATGAGCCCAAATTATAGTACCACTGGCTGCACAGACTCTAACTACTTTATAACATCCTTGTTTTTATGTGAAAATGCTCACAATTCTGGTCTGGGAACTCGAAAATGTATTTCCATCAATGTAGCTCAGAAATAGAGGGAGGATTCACTCACACAGCTCCTGCACCAGGAACAGAGTCCTCGGGGATCTAGttcagggaagaagggaaatgGAGAAGAAACGAAGGCTCCAGGAGCCCACAGTGGCAGGGGGGTCTAGGGTACCTGCTAGCAGCAGTgatgagggagaggagaagagggcCATCCTGGTTAAGTTAGGGGCCAGTCAGTGTAAAAACAAGTCTCCCATCTAAATCCAACATAGGGAGAAAGCACACACCTTTAGAGGGCGGCTAAATCAAGAGTCTCCCAATGTTTTGAGTCATCTTTtccttcttggctcactgcactcacTTGGGTAATAGCTGCTCTATTCTTTGTGTTACAGCCTGGTGTCCTCAGGGGGCACGAAACCTCTTATGACGAAGGGAGTCCTTAGGCCACGTGCATGCCGTAATTCTCAAAGTCAAGCCTTTTGAGCACTGCCAGCTCACACTCTAGAAGGGAAGCCATTTTTAATCCTGGCtggctttaatccattttgactcCAAGCTGATGTTTGAAGTAAGCCAGGAGCTGGTGGTATGTGCCCAAATGGCTGAAGGCTTGGCTCCCAGGTGTGCCCTCCAGGATCTGACCTCCACTCTGGACTCTGTGGCGATGAAGAGCCTGACAGTGCCCATGTGGCATTCAGGTGTGTaccctctcttcctctgcctggcGAAACCACATGTGGCTTCTAATATGGCTTCATCAGTATCAGGAGATGCTGGTGTGATACTAGCTCCCCGCCCTGTGTGGCACTAGCCCCACGCCCCTGATTATAGACCTGTGGCTAATTTTCAGGTGGAGCAATACTGCTACTGTTTGTTCTGCGGGCCTAAACTGAATTACCCTGAGAAAGGATCTATGTGAAATGTCTATTTTCATGAAATGAGCATTAAGCATCAGGCAGGAAGGAAACCCCCAGTGATgtcaaggaggaagaaaaagctcTATTTTGAGGGTCTACTGATCTGTTTTTCCTGCTCTCCTCCACTCTCTGCTAAGTATTTGCAGGCAAAGGtgtaatagaaaaaagagggaagggcAGAGGGAGGTGCTTCTCGGAGGCTTTCTAGAATCACAGGATCCAGGCTGAACTTTGCCGTCACCTACCGTGGCCATCAGGGACTGCAGCTGGATCTCCAGGGTCTGCAGGGTGCGCCTCATCTCGGTGAGCTGGCTCCGGGCGGAGGTGGCTGCGCCTGCGTCGTGGGAGATCTGCTGCTGCAGCGAGGCGCTCTGCAGGACCGGGCAAAAGGGTCACACGGAGTCCCCACCCGCCCGGGAGGTGTGGGCACAGGAAGGGGGCCCACCTCACCTTCTCATTGAACCAGGCCTCCGCGTCCTTGCGGTTCTGCTCTGCAAGGGCTTCGTACTCCGCTCGCATGTTGTTCAACAAAACCGTGAGGTCTACCCCGGGGGCCGCGTTCATCTCCACGTTCACGTTGCCCCCAGCCGCGCACTGCAAAGCCTTCATCTCCTGGAGGGAAGCAAGAGCGTGGTTTTAGGGGCATTGCAGGTTCACACTCAGTCTGAGAAGTTTTCAAACGTGTTACTTTATGTCTCAAAGTTTGTGGTCAGGTGTATAATTTATGGCAcacaattttttaattgacatattcGGTCCATATTCATGCCAATCATCTATTTAATTAGTGAcctgttggctgggcgcggtggctcactcctgtaatcccagcactttgggaggctgaggcgggcggatcacttgaagtcaagagttccagaccagcctggctaacatggcgaaaacccttctctactacatatgcaaaaattagccaggcgtgatggtgtgcgcctgtagtgccagctactccagaggctgaggcaggagaattgcttgaacctggcaggtggaggttacagtgagctgagattgcgccactgcactccagcctggcgacggagtgggactctgtctcaaaacaaaagaaaacaaacaacaaaaaaaattagggacCTGTTAATTAaaatcaccaccatcaccaaaaGCAGTCATAGCACCCCAAGAGAGGTTAGTTATTCTTTTAAATGAGAAAGGGATTTAAAGACCAGAGAGTTACTCAACATATGGTTACTGACTAAATGTCAGGTTGATGGGAATAGAACAGTGGAAAAAATCCTGAAATCCTGGCCCTCATAGGCATTCATCCTAGGGATGACCGCTGTCATTTACTGAGTgattactatatgccaggcactgttctgagcatGTGACATGTATTAACTCACTGAAGCCTTTTAACATTCCCTCGTAGTAGGTAGTATTATTAGACTAATCTGTCTATATCCATTGGCAAATGTTAACAATTAACCTGAATTACTATTGCGATTTTtaacccccaacccctgcccagTTTAAAATGTACAGAATTGTGATTGGACTACAGGTAAAGCTTCTCCTACCTCTTCATGGTTCTTCTTGAGATATGTCATCTCCTCACTCAGAGACTCATATTGCAGCTCCTGGTCAGTCCTACAGAGTGTCAGCTCGTCCAGGACTCGCCGTAATCCGTTGATGTCAGCCTCTACGTTTTGGTGAAGGGTGAGCTCATTTTCATACCTTGGGGGGGCATTTAAGTGAATTTCAGTGCCAGTAAGACTAcctcaagaaacagaaatattcaaTCCCAATTGCTTTAAACTGAAAATTAGAAATTGAATTAGGACTCTAAgtagtataaaaatatatgaagaaagcCCTCCTCCATTACCCCCACCCAATTCTGTACTGGATAATTGGCTGTTATTTCATCACACAAATTCCAATAGCATAACctagttaaataaaaatacaccattttgcaattttattttagttaatgtTTTTCCTTAGTTGACTAATGATTTACTGAGCATCGACTTTGTGCTTGGCAGTATTCTAGGCAGGCAGAGaaatatattgatattttgtCCCAGGAATATAATAACTATGTATAAGTTGATTGTAACATTATAATACAAATCCTTTGCTTCCTTTTATCTTTTAGTTGATAGTTCATTCTACTTGGgatgaaattgaaattttatttaacgaattaaataaatagaaactttttTCTAGAGCAGGATTTTTTCTGTCACTTACTTTAGCCTGAAATCGTCAGCAGCCAGTCTGGCATTATCAATCTGCAGAATGACATTAGCATTAGTGGTAGTGGAGGAGATAATCTAGAATAAACCAAAACAGAGAACACAACAAGTAAGTGTGCTTTTATGTAATTCATTATTTCAGGAAATGAAAAAGGTACTCAAGGTTTTGCATAAAAATCTCACCTCCTTATGTAATAATCAAAATGTTTcaaatgtaacatttaaaaattaaagacatggttttatttattctcaTGTATTCGCCTAACTTTAGAACTACAATACTTTTTTATTCATATGTCTATGAATGTACTTCAACATAAACAATGGAACTAATAGCATTTTAACTACATTAAAACTCATGAATCAAAGGGCCCATTTTTGAATAATAGGaagaattgtttaaataaataaatacaagttacAGATAACAGTCACAAAACATTTCTTATTGTATGTCTTTTGCTAGGTATTTCTTAGTTTTAAATACTTGGGATAGTTCCAAATCTGTGATTTCTCACCTTATTCTTAAGATCCTCAATTGTTAGGTGATATCTGCTATAGTCATGATCAAGTCCACGGCAAGATCCGGGTCCGTATTTTTCATACCAACCcttgatttttctctctaattCAGCATTTGCCTCCTCCAGAGCTCGCACGTTATCCAGGTAGGATGCCAAGCGGTCATTAAGATTTTGCATGGTCACCTTCTCGTTTCCAGAGAGGAGTCCCCCTTCGCTTCCAGCAAAGCCAATACAAGCAGCATTTCCAAGGGCACCACCAGCATGGCTCCCACCAGGAACGCTGCCCAAGCCCCCTCCCAAGGCACAGGAAAATTCGCTTCCAGCAACAGAGCTGCCACATGCACTGCTGCCCGCAAAGCCTGCACCTCCATTGGGTGGTCTGACAGATCCAGCTCCAGACCTTAAGCAAACATGTCTGGATCCATTAGAAAATCGGAGAGACATGgtgttttgagaaatgttcacCTTGTCTGTGTGAAACTGTAATGTCCCAGGAGAACAAAATATCATGCACTGATTATTTCTTTGGGCTTTTATATACAATTATTGGGGCGTTCCTATTTGAGTTATATATGCCAAAAGAAAAATGGCATACTTAGATTAgcataaaattatgtataattgagtgattttaaaaataattaatgtctAACATCCCTAGGTGTTGCTTTGGGCTATTTGTTATCTTAAATATAATAGGGTTTGTTCTATATTAAGTTTATTAATTTAACTTCTAATTTTGAGTGAGTAATCCTTTACTTTCATCTAGACCCTAGGCATGTACTATCATTATCTGGCGCCAGGTATTATCAAAGTTTTTATAAAGTTAAGTAAGATTATGATAGAGTTCTGTGAGGTACAGTAGGGTCTCAATTACCACTGAGGGGTATAAAGGACTGCTAActacagaaacaaatattttatcccaccagaaaaaatgtgttatttagaaaACAGAGACTAGCAACATCTCTGTTCCTACCATAATTGTAACATCTGTTTATTATCTTGGACAATGACACAAATATTGACctgttattttgtttaaaatagcaTGGTTATGATGTCTGGTGCTCTATGCTAAGTGCTAAAATGAAAGACATAGTGTTAACtaaatgcagaaatgaaaaatgcacgATTACCATCTTTAAGAAATCTATTGCCAGGTTCAGACAGGGGCTGGCTCATGGTTAGTCTTCTGTGTTGGTCTAAAGAGTTTGTAATGAATCCTAAGTAAAAAGCAGAGGGCAACATGATCATGTTGAAATGAAACAAGGTGGACAATTGCAAGGTTGGAACAATGGTCCAGGTGAGAAGAATGAAGGCAGTGGGGATGCAGAGAAGATGGCTTTGAGAGCATATGGTAATATGATTGAATTTGGAGAGTAGGGAATAAGGCAGAATTGGGGATAACTCTTAGGTAATTAATTTTAGATTCTGGGAATTCATAATATTCACTGAGATGGGgaatagaggaggaggaagacactGAGTTTAGGTTTGGACCAACTGGATTTGAGGGGTTGCTAGAATGTTCCAGATGAAGGTGGCTGATAGAAAGAATGACTGTTTAGAATATGTACACTGAACTGGAAAAATACTTGACTAGCAATGAGTAAAAGAAAATTGGAGGTCCAGCTCTCATTCATAATGATGTTCAACTGCATGTTTGGAAGTAATCCTGGTGCAGGAATAGAAAGGATGATGATCAGACTGATGTGGGTTTTGGGATTTGAAGACAGGTCCAGAAGAAGGAAACAATGGCAAAGAAGTTTCTGGTGTTCTTGAGAAAACGGTTGAGGCGATTGACTCTATGATCATATagcaagaagaaagcaaaaccagaGGGACAGATGGACTGAAGAAAAGGGCAGAGGGTGAGTCATTGGGCATCCTTATGAGGTCATGGAGCAGGCAGAGTGTGAGGGGGAGATTGATAAAGGTGAAGGATGACAGGCTAAAGTTGGATAGTGGAAACcagaatttagaattttaaagtaaGCACAACTCCAGGTGTCACCAAAGTCCAGTGAGTAGTCATGGGACTGGACCAACAGTCACTGGAACAAGAAGTCAGAAGTGGATTGGACCTGAAAGGCAAGAGAGTAGGAGGTCAGGAACTATCTGTCTATGACGTTAAATGGACCATCTATAAAGGCATGAACTTTCTCATGATGGCAGGAGACGAGAGGGAAGTGGGCTGTGAGCCAGTGTCAAGGTTTTTGGACAATGAGGCAGAGGGGAGTGTGTGTGGTGAGGGGCTGTTGAATGGCATTTGCCTCAAAAGAGGAGTCTTAGCATAAGAATTAAGTGGCATAAAGCTAGATGTGGCATTGGAAATCTAGAGAACACAGACTCTGCCTTGAAGTCCTTATGTTAGGTGTGTGGAAGTGGGAGCAGAAGAGGAGATGGAGGTGAAGAAGGTGGATGGAGAGGAAAAGACATGGGAGAAAatgagaggaaggggagagagatggGAATGCAGATGGAGGATGAAGGATACGTTTCTGATAGAAAAAGTTGTTAGGGCAATTCACCAGAAAGTGGTTAATgctattaaaaaatcatttcaattgaACTATTTTGCAGAGAGGTCTGCAGAAAATGTTCATGTAATTGTCAAAATATGGATAAATATGTCCATATTTATGGACATAAATTGTCAAAATATGGAGTTTCCACCTCATAAACCTGTTGAAAAACTAAATGAGATTATGCTTACTGCGGTGCCTGGCAAATGGAAAACTGTCAATGAATGGCAgccattattattactgttgttgttgttcctcacTGGGTGTGTGAATGTGGAGGGCTGGGATATCAGGCTGCAAGAGAAGGAGAGGTGTGCAAGGAGAGGCCTCCTTCCTCTTGAGGCCATGGCTATAGAGGGTGGGGATGAAGAGGGTTGGCAGGGCAGGAAAAAGGAGGGACAAGGGACAGGAGGCACTTGGTTGGATGTGACTGGTTTTGAGTCCACTCGGTTGGATTTGACTGGGTTCAGGGAGTGATGACAAGTATAAAATTGTTTTGCCACCAGAATAGTCAGGGGTAGTCTCCTGGAAGTGCCTTGGCCTAAGCAGTCTGGAGCCTAATTAGCTGGTGCTGAGGGCGGCTCGCGTGTGGCCTCTAAGATGCATTTTCTGGACAAAGTTGTAGGATATTTTTAGAGTTGCAAAGAGCCTTAGACATCACCTAATTCAGCCCCTTATTTGGCAGTTGAGGGCAACTGAGACCCAGAAATGTTGAACAATTTGCTCAGAGTCGTGAGGGATAGGCCAGGTGAAAACCTGGCATATGTTCAAGTTGACCTTGGTATGCTGGCACCGTGAACATATTTAGACATAAATAATTACTCTATGATGCATGCT
The Papio anubis isolate 15944 chromosome 17, Panubis1.0, whole genome shotgun sequence genome window above contains:
- the KRT28 gene encoding keratin, type I cytoskeletal 28 — encoded protein: MSLRFSNGSRHVCLRSGAGSVRPPNGGAGFAGSSACGSSVAGSEFSCALGGGLGSVPGGSHAGGALGNAACIGFAGSEGGLLSGNEKVTMQNLNDRLASYLDNVRALEEANAELERKIKGWYEKYGPGSCRGLDHDYSRYHLTIEDLKNKIISSTTTNANVILQIDNARLAADDFRLKYENELTLHQNVEADINGLRRVLDELTLCRTDQELQYESLSEEMTYLKKNHEEEMKALQCAAGGNVNVEMNAAPGVDLTVLLNNMRAEYEALAEQNRKDAEAWFNEKSASLQQQISHDAGAATSARSQLTEMRRTLQTLEIQLQSLMATKHSLEGSLTETESNYCAQLAQIQAQIGALEEQLHQVRTETEGQKLEYEQLLDVKVHLEKEIETYCRLIDGDGNSCSKSKGFGSGSSGNSSKDLSKTTLVKTVVEEIDQRGKVLSSRIHSIEEKTSKMTNGKTEQRVPF